In Heterodontus francisci isolate sHetFra1 chromosome 46, sHetFra1.hap1, whole genome shotgun sequence, a single window of DNA contains:
- the LOC137356782 gene encoding probable G-protein coupled receptor 139 produces the protein MEYPVMLQIERIFYPALAVFGVPVNLLAIVILSRGNCGLSKCITCYMVGMAASDLLVVISEPIFYRIGQMYFPDSFLFITPVCSFIYFLIITFTIVSVWLTVAFTFDRFLAICCEKLRAKYCSEKTAAMVIGTVSVLGCLVSVPWYFRFEPEYIIDNVPWYCITKPVFFTSTAWDGYVIVCVILVSCMPFFLILLLNVLTTRRILAASRCRRGLRGCSSGEKNKDSEIANRRKSIILLFSISGSFILLWVTHVVFYIYQRITKMFSYSVTDPVYVTEVTANMLQLLSTCTNTCIYVLTQKKFREELKNAVSYPLKLIVKIVKS, from the exons atggaatatccagtaatgcTTCAGATCGAACGCATTTTCTATCCTGCTCTTGCTGTCTTTGGAGTTCCCG ttaacttgctggcgattgtgatcctgtcccgaggaaattgcggtctctccaaatgtatcacttgctATATGGTTGGAATGGCAGCGTCTGATCTCCTGGTTGTTATCTCTGAGCCGATATTTTACAGGATTGGACAgatgtatttcccagattcattcctgttcattactcccgTGTGCAGTTTTATTTACTTCCTAATTATTACATTCACAATAGTTTCTGTCTGGcttacagtcgctttcacctttgatcgatttctggcaatttgttgtgagaagctgagagcAAAATATTGCTCTGAGAAAACAGCTGCAATGGTTATAGGAACTgtaagtgtgctgggctgtttagtgtctgttccctggtactttagatttgaacctgaatatataattgataatgtccCCTGGTATTGCATCACTAAACCGGTCTTCTTTACTTCCACTGCATGGGACGGATATGTTATCGTTTGTGTCATTTTAGTCTCTTGCatgccgttctttctgattttgttgctcaatgttctgaccACCAGGCGTATTTTAGCGGCCAGCAGATGTCGCAGGGGACTCCGGGGCTGCAGCAGTGGAGAGAAGAATAAGGACTCAGAGATTGcgaatcgaaggaaatccatcatcttgcttttcagcatatctggcagttttatattgttatgggtgacGCATGTTGTATTTTATATTTACCAGCGAATTACAAAGATGTTTTCTTACTCGGTCACAGACCCTGTTTATGTCACTGAAGTTACAGCCAATATGCTTCAGCTTCTCAGTACCTGCACAAACACCTGTATTTACGTCTTGACCCAGAAAAAGTTCAGAGAAGAACTGAAGAATGCAGTGAGCTATCCACTCAAACTAATTGTTAAAATAGTTaagtcatag
- the LOC137356783 gene encoding probable G-protein coupled receptor 139: protein MEYPVMPHGERIVYHALAVFGVLVNLMAIVILFLGKCGRSKCSSCYMVRMAAADLLVVISEPILYRTGQIYFPVSFLFITPMYSFLYFLMITTTMISVWLTVAFTFDRFLVICCEKLKAKYFTEKTAAVVFRSVSVLGCLVFVPWYFRFEPEYKSDNVPWYCITKPVFFTATVWDGNVIICIILVSCVPFFLILFLNVLTTRSILAASRGRRGLRGCSNGEKQKDPEMEIRRKSIILLFSISASFMLLWVTRVVFYIYQRIIKMFSYPVTDPLYVTEVTANMLQLLSTCTNTCIYVLTQKKFRDELKNAVSYPLNQIVKIVKS from the exons atggaatatccagtaatgcCTCATGGAGAACGCATTGTCTATCATGCTCTTGCTGTCTTTGGAGTTCTTG ttaacttgatggcgattgtgatcctgttccTAGGAAAGTGCGGTCGCTCCAAATGTAGCAGTTGCTACATGGTTAGAATGGCAGCGGCTGATCTCCTGGTTGTTATCTCTGAACCGATAttgtacaggactgggcagatatatTTCCCAGtttcattcctgttcattactcccatGTACAGTTTCCTTTACTTCCTGATGATTacaaccacaatgatttctgtctggctcacagtcgctttcacctttgatcgatttctggtcatttgttgtgagaagctgaaagcaaaatatttcACTGAGAAAACAGCTGCCGTGGTTTTCCGATCTgtaagtgtgctgggctgtttagtctTTGTTCCCTGGTACTTCAGATTTGAACCTGAATATAAAAGTGATAATGTCCCCTGGTATTGCATCACTAAACCGGTTTTCTTTACTGCGACTGTATGGGACGGAAATGTTATCATTTGCATCATTTTAGTCTCTTGTGTGCCGTTCTTTCTGATATTGTTCCTCAATGTTCTGACCACCAGGAGTATTCTAGCGGCCAGCAGAGGTCGCAGGGGACTCCGGGGCTGCAGCAATGGAGAGAAGCAAAAGGACCCGGAGATGGAGattcgaaggaaatccatcatcttGCTATTCAGCATATCTGCCAGTTTTATGTTGTTATGGGTGACGCGGGTTGTGTTTTATATTTACCAGCGAATTATAAAGATGTTTTCTTACCCTGTCACAGACCCTCTTTATGTCACTGAAGTTACAGCCAATATGCTTCAGCTTCTCAGTACCTGCACAAACACCTGTATTTATGTCTTAACCCAGAAAAAGTTCAGAGACGAACTGAAGAATGCAGTGAGCTATCCACTCAACCAAATTGTTAAAATAGTTAAGTCATAG